A stretch of DNA from Cryptomeria japonica chromosome 4, Sugi_1.0, whole genome shotgun sequence:
TTAATATTTATAATCTTTTTATGTTCTTTTTTCCACCTATTGGTTACTATGTATCTTTTTGTCTTCCATTATCGAATTTTTATAATATTTCAGATTATCTAATTCTTTTCTCTATAATAGatcataaaatatgatacaaaatattaatataaaataattctttataacttttatatataaatttactaacatttataaaaaattatttaaatatagaccatgattaaaataataaaacattttctttggTTAGAATTGATTTCAAGTTGTGTTGAAATCATTCTTCCTTTGACACATATATAAAGAAATATTTGATCTATTTAAACCCCACCTCAAGGTGACAATCTCACATATACTGAGAGAGCAAGAAAACTAGCATTATCTGTTCCCTAAATAGTGCAAATTCTCGTTTCAAAAAAGGTGGCGGTGTATTAGTCAAAAAGCATGAGCCCCAACAATTAAAAAATGAAAGATGTGATGAAGAAAAAAGCAGCAGACTATGATAGCAAAGGAAAACGGTTTCTTGCCGATGCTTTTGCATGAAAGCATCTTCAGTTTTATTGTTTTAAATGAATTAGGGTTTACATTTCTGTTTTATTAAATGCACACACAAAATATGATCCTTACTTTTTGCTAAGTGCTACTGTTTTCCCATAccaaataattatatttaaatttaaatagcaAATGTGGTAGATCTATCGATAGTTTTATGACACGTGGAATGTGTGCTTTAGTAAAGGAACGGTCCAAAGAGAAGATGCCGTTTTATTGTGTTTTGCTGTTTCTTGTAAACAAATCTTCTATTTCATCcaatattaaaaaataacaatttatGAGACGAATATTCCGAATTGGTCTGGAATATTTGGTAGCTCAACAACTCATTAAATACAAGCGTCTCATTCTTGAGCTCACCCAGATTATTGCGAAGGAGGTTTTTAACATATCGGCTCTCTCGTTTACAGTAAGCCAAAACGCATTTCTTGAAGGTTTAGAGTTTGAATTCTTTAAATTCTAGTCTGAAATCCTCAGGAAAAATTTCAGCGATTGTTCTGGGAGGCTCAAATTTTAGCTAATACTTTCCAAATCTAGAGTAAAAATTTGCGTATATGCTGCTAGAATAGTAATCTACTTCAGTTCATTCTGTTTTTTTATTTCGGATACTTTCGTaaaaattaattatgttttaattttatcTATATCCACTGCATGTATGGAAGACTTTGCAAGTTTTttactggtttttttttttttttttatcggtctTTTgtctttttaaagatttttttttttggtgggtCTTTTgtctttttaaagattttttttgcaTTGTATGTTTAGCAGTTAGCACTACTTAGCACCGGCATGCGTAATATCTGTATTTTTTTCCTTGTTCAatccattaaaaataaataaaaatagttaaaattttgtttaaccAACGAGCCTCGTGTGTTGCAAATTGACCAAATTTACGCTGGCTTAATTTTCATTCATTTCTGTTTACTCTGTTGCCTGTACGTTGATTTAATCCTCCTTCAACTCTTGAAGATTTTAGGCTCAGCActacatatttatttattataaagaGGATATTTATATGTTCTATTTAGATGAAAAAATCATTAGCGTTGTACGAATTAGATACTGTATAGAGGATATTGGTAAAGCTTTttcacattaatttttttttttctaaaattgatgtTAAGAAAAAACATCAGAcactgaaaaattaaaaaattccctTACTCTTTAATTCTTAATGTTTAGATATTTATAGTCACTGTTTCTTGATAGAAGTTACTCCATTATATGCTAGTAAATTTTAGGGCTATTTAGTACTTTCCCTTTGGAAATATATGGAACGTGCTACATTTAGGGGAGGATAAGTAgataatttcaaaaaatttaagagagTACAGTATTATTTGGGCGCTAAAAAATGTTAGTTAATGTATTTAGAACTAGATACGATATTACATTCTAGATTTTGTGTAATATGCTTGTAAATcttcaaataaaatataataaatttaattgtgCTAAATATAATGGATTAGCCTTCAAAATTTGTGGGTGAGAAAAAGGAATTATGTTCATAAATCTTTACTTAAGTTTTAGAATTATGTTTATACATGTTTCAGGcaattatgtttgtaattttttaattaaaaaaatgaaatgacAAGAATATTAAAATAGGACTGCTCTGAACTTCATTTCTTTTAGATCGGTCTTATGTACTGTACAGATCTTCGGTGACATcgtgcaattgacatcaatgcttCTTTCTAGCCATTAAAAAGAGTTCTGACAAATTGATCAGAAATCTGCTCATAAATTTTCAGATGAATGTAGTAATATATCATTTTAAATTTTGTAGAAATTCTGAGGATAAGTAGAAGAATATCGATTGATGGATGGACATTTGTTTCAGGTTTTGAATCGGTAGGGTCGAAAAGCAAGGAGAAGCGCCGCAATGGCAAAGGCGCAACTGGAGGTGCTGTCTGCTCTAGACAAAGCAAAAACACAATGGTACCACTTTACGGCCATAGTGATCGCAGGCATGGGCTTTTTCACAGACGCCTATGATCTTTTCTGCATCTCCACCGTTACAAAGCTTCTCGGGCGGCTGTACTATTATGATCCAGCGTCGGGCAAGCCAGGATCGTTGCCCCCAAATGTGGCTGCCGCGGTTAACGGCGTTGCTCTCTGTGGAGCTCTGGCGGGGCAACTGTTCTTCGGATGGCTGGGGGACAAACTGGGACGGAAAAGAGTCTACGGCATGACACTGATGCTCATGGTCATAAGCGCCATTGGCACCGGCCTATCCTTCGGTCATACGGCCAAGTCCGTGATGACCACGCTCTGTTTCTTTCGCTTTTGGCTAGGGTTCGGTATTGGCGGCGACTACCCACTTTCCGCCACGATCATGTCGGAGTACGCGAATAAAAGAACACGTGGCGCCTTCATAGCCGCCGTGTTCGCAATGCAGGGCTTCGGAATCCTAGCCGGCGGCACCGTCGCCATCATGGTCTCCGCTGGCTTCAACAACGCGTATAAAAGACCCGTTTTTGCAGAAAACCCCGAGCTCTCCACAGCTCCGCAGGCCGACTTCGTGTGGAGAATAATCCTCATGGCGGGAGCTGTGCCCGCAGCCATGACCTACTACTGGCGCATGCGCATGCCTGAAACCGCGCGGTTTACAGCACTTGTCGCAAAGAACGCAAAGCAAGCCGCATCCGACATGTCCAAGGTTCTCCAGATGGACATCGACGAAGACGATGCTACAATCCAGACAATTGAAGCCGACAATGGTGTTGACTATTCTATTTTTTCTAAACAGTTTCTAGTACGCCACGGTCGGCATCTTCTAGGCACTACATCGACCTGGTTTCTACTCGACATTGCTTTCTACAGCCAGAATCTGTTCCAGAAAGATATTTTCACGGCTGTCGGATGGCTCCCCGCCGGCAAGAAAATGAACGCCATAGAAGAGGTCTACAGAATTGCAAGAGCACAGTCATTGATTGCACTGTGCTCAACAGTTCCGGGCTACTGGTTCACTGTCTTCTTCATAGACCGAATCGGACGGTTTGCTATTCAACTAATGGGCTTCTTCTTCATGACGGTCTTCATGCTGGCCATATCGATACCGTATGACCACTGGAGAGGCTATAAATGCGGCAACACCTACTGCGGGGGCAACAATGTGGCCTTTGTGGTGCTCTATTCTTTTACTTTTTTCTTCTCAAACTTCGGGCCCAACAGCACCACTTTCATTGTTCCGGCCGAGATATTCCCTGCGCGGTTGAGGTCGACGTGCCACGGGATATCGGCGGCCGCCGGGAAAGCCGGGGCAATCGTCGGAGCATTTGGATTTCTTTATGCAGCGCAGAGTCCACATGAAAAGCAGACTGATGCAGGGTACCCTAGAGGAATTGGTATTAAGGCTGCCTTGCTTTTGCTGGCTATAATAAATGCTTTAGGGTTTCTGTGCACGTTTCTTGTGCCGGAGACGAACGGGAAATCGCTGGAGGAATTATCAGGCGAGAATGATGAAGAAGCGGTTGGATACAAGAAAACCACCCCGCCCGACTCTCATTTATCAGAAATCCCATGATAAGACTTTAGAGCAGAAAAGATCGCTATCCTTATGTTTTTTCTTGTGTACAAGCTCAATATATGTGTGAGTTATTTAGTATAGTTAGGGAAAAAGCGAGTTGTGTGTTAGGGAAAAAGCGACTTGTGTATGTGAACTCTCTTTTTATGTATCAGAGCTTTATTTTTATATTCGCCATGGTTTTATCTCAGAATATTCTTCATCGAGGGTATTGAAAACTTCGGCAGTAGGTCGGGTAAGGTGTATTCTGCATGATATGATCCATGCACTTTTTATAAAAGTAATGACCAATAGGAAAAATATGATGCTGATTTTATTTTAACTCGGCAGTCTTTGGGCTGTCTATTTTTGTAGTTTTTTTCTGTATTATTCCAATTAAAAAAAAtgctttttctttttaataaattattatgttttaataaatTTAGAATTTGTTGAATTTTATTATATGAATATTAATGTATGCAATTAATTAACTTTTAGTCATTTATGGTATAGTCTTGTAattaattttcttatttaataATTTCATAATTGTTATTTATTTACTTTCTTATGAAATTATaacttaatttttattatattatgaaTACATTAAATTATTGTGATAAAATTCTAGTTATATCAATAATGAAAAGTCTTCAAATATTAATTTGAGGCTCAAATCCTAGATCTATTAATTATTTGTTGTTACTTGAATGACAAGAAATAATTTGTTTTTGTATTGTGAGGTGACATGACAAGTAGattaaaatgaaaaataattatcCTTCAATAAAATTCTCTTGCAAAAATGCATTATTCACttctatgtttttctttttgaaaacaAGAAGACTTACACTATGTATACTTAATTAGATGTTTGCAAAAAATTATTCACTTATATGAATAGTGTGTTATTACTTACTATCAcattattattttgatataataATGAATAGAAAGAATTAAAGTCATTTATGAATGATGACACAATTGCCATAATAATGTAGTATTTATGCAAACTAATAACCACTAATCTTCATTCCAACTATAATTTCAACTATAAAATCACCTATATGAACGAAATACACAAAGTAGATGCAATAAGATGGAGGACTTAGTAGTTGAGCATGTTTTAATAGTTGTGTTAGTAGATATTGATGTAATGcctaatatttttattaataaagtAGTTGTTGTGACTTTAAAATTGTGAGTGTTGATCATGAGTACTCTTAATTGAATGAATGTAATATTTACATCTAAAAGGAAACAAATCATATGATGCCACATTAGTGAATACATAAAATATGACTTAATGCATAGACAATTATAAGTTAATGCAAAACTATAGGTCTAGCCTTTTGGGGGGTCTTTTTGGATGCGTCAACAAAAAATATATTGATGTGACATCATATTTTATGAAATGGACCCttcaaaccttagttataagtaaggGTCTCATCAAATAAGGTactataagaaaatgaaaatgaatcaAAATTGCCATGTATGATTTTAAGAGATGAAAATAAGGGTGCTCAATTACTATGTCCTCTCCATTTCCCTTATTTGAAAACACCATTAAAAAACAAATTCTAAGGAAATCATCTGATAATTGTGAGAGAAAAATGAAAACTATTCTCTCGAATTATGGTGTTGTAGTTCTTACCACTAAGATTCAAACCTTGATGGATGTTattagggtaaaagtacaaaattgTGTTGCATTTCAAGCTaacttatatatgggccacaacttttcaaagtggaagtgtctactaaatgtatattttataccacttagGGTCcaattagcaaaaaaaaaaaaaaaagtttagaaAAActtaatgtttcaacaactcctactcttataaataatatattttttaaatataaaaatgtcattttgtagatctataagtgacttttgaaaaacatattataACTAGTCTAGATAATCTCCCAGATTCCATTCTGTAATGATTCCAAACAAGATTccattctttccttccaataattatagtttgttccatcaaacatcaAAGCTTTAACATGAAGGTTTTGTGCCATTTTTAGATCTACCTTAAGAAGTTAAGGTTTCcaaagaggaaccttgctctgataccaattgttgaacacccaacaagactgagagggggggtggagtGAATcaatccaaaatttcaaaaaacataTCAACCAACTAATTTAATATTAGCACTTTaatcatcaacacatcaagaaGAAACAAGTAAacacaagaacaccaaatttacatggaaaacctaaatagggaaaaaccatagtaagaatctaactcacaatatgaataacaatgtttacaacattttaggcttaTAGCCAAGGATCAccaacacttgaaggacttgtagaactaaggttcactaccttatgcaagatacaaaggacttgtatagctaaagaacacttctttaggacaagatacaaattaTTGCCAAAGGACTCACTGTCAAGCAACAATAAATGAAATAGTTGaactgaaattgagaaggattatcccgatcatgaaattttccttgaacgATAATCAAGCGACtaataacatggaaaacatctcTGATTATGTCCACTAACACAACACTTTGCCTTTGAGAATATATCaacttcaaagctcttctcaaactgaCGTCCGCATCACCATAaactcaaatcttcttgcaaatcaTTCATATACACTTTTCACACAATTCCCTTCTCATCCATACTCAATTCATCCATCCACACATCTTATATATGATACAATATTAAAAATCTAATCAAGGGTTTggccaaaatagaataagcaatattacataaAATAAGTCACCTAGACCATatatacttaaattgatccactccaagagaaaaagGGAACCAAAccatatcataatacatcatcccATGAACAATTCGACAATCCGCACATGCTAATACATATTCCAAAAGATATTACAAAGCATAACATGTAGATATAATCAACCAGTCAACCACATAACCACTTCCAATGAAAATACCCCATGCAGATCTCCACAAGCCAAAATGAGGCCCAAAtaaacatctcaacacatcttctGAACCAATTGAGCATGATCCACCAAACTGCAATACAATTAATGACATATCTAGAGGGCACCAAAAGCATTTCGGACCACCCTAAATATAGGATGACATAACCAACATGAAAAGAGTATCCAGACCAAAATCCATCTAGATAACCAAGGTTTGACAAAGCATATCCAGACCAATATCCATTCAGATAgctaggtttgacatcaataacaaccataGAAGTTCATACTAACAACAATCTCCAACATTAATTTGGtgtttttaaaaacaacttattttATCTTTATACATTTGAATTAGGTAAATTATCTAGCacctaaaatatttattttttacctAGCCACTTGATCCCACCTAAATTATTTCTTTTATAAGAAAATGATATTACCTTAGTGGATAAATTAATCAATAATTGAAGGAGTGATAATATAAAGATCATGGGTATTTAGTTATAGGAATGATGGAAATAAATTTGTTCTAATTAGATAAGCATAGGAAGGGCCAAGACCTATTATAGTTTAACCATCAAGGATAATGGATAAAATCTCATAAGATGTGAGGGTGGAAAAAAATAACTAATGAGAGACTAAAGTTTTTGAGTGGAGCAAATAACTAGTGAGAAATAAGGGTCTCGAGACTACACAAAAGGTTTATATTTCACAACACacaaaagagaaagaggagaaaaagtAGTGTTTCCTCCTCCTACCGATGATAATCCAATCAATACTATAATACAAAACTCCATTACTATGAGAAACAAGAGGTGATTCCCTCACTAAGGAGTTAGTATCCTTCTAGGGGAGCAATGTGGTATTCAACTAAGAGATAAGTAACATGACAActtaatgatgaatagtgagtaccaagtcaatactgagaggggggctgaatcagtacaggcacaaaatcttttcctgaactggttttaTTGCCAActataaactactggcaatccctaacaccggtccaaactaGACTACTACTGATTAAACATAGTgtaactgtgaaagacatgaaccggtcaatcctcttagctttccatacaacctactccctcatttccactttgtccttatgcataaacagataatctatcatcagagatataataaccTGCTAGATCAATATGATTCACCGCTTGGttgaaaacaacaaagcatcacatgaaaaagacatcacatatgacacacatatttttcacgtggaaacccaactaggaaaaaccatggtggagatgaatacccacaagctattttgaactctttagaagtccactctgttaggagcctagtcctatTAAAGATTGTTACatcaggttttgttaggaactgatcctattaaggatcacctggttaagggatggctagaatacctg
This window harbors:
- the LOC131079025 gene encoding probable inorganic phosphate transporter 1-3, whose amino-acid sequence is MAKAQLEVLSALDKAKTQWYHFTAIVIAGMGFFTDAYDLFCISTVTKLLGRLYYYDPASGKPGSLPPNVAAAVNGVALCGALAGQLFFGWLGDKLGRKRVYGMTLMLMVISAIGTGLSFGHTAKSVMTTLCFFRFWLGFGIGGDYPLSATIMSEYANKRTRGAFIAAVFAMQGFGILAGGTVAIMVSAGFNNAYKRPVFAENPELSTAPQADFVWRIILMAGAVPAAMTYYWRMRMPETARFTALVAKNAKQAASDMSKVLQMDIDEDDATIQTIEADNGVDYSIFSKQFLVRHGRHLLGTTSTWFLLDIAFYSQNLFQKDIFTAVGWLPAGKKMNAIEEVYRIARAQSLIALCSTVPGYWFTVFFIDRIGRFAIQLMGFFFMTVFMLAISIPYDHWRGYKCGNTYCGGNNVAFVVLYSFTFFFSNFGPNSTTFIVPAEIFPARLRSTCHGISAAAGKAGAIVGAFGFLYAAQSPHEKQTDAGYPRGIGIKAALLLLAIINALGFLCTFLVPETNGKSLEELSGENDEEAVGYKKTTPPDSHLSEIP